A genomic window from Thermococcus nautili includes:
- a CDS encoding ATPase, which translates to MLTPTQDPVKRYRLCYNLEALERVREAIGESAYSRLRELVLFRLEGRDFERTPTDAKVAVAFSAGSDSTATLKILRWAGFDVVPVTAKLPQMGEKTLQKVRSENAVLVEVPGYEETMRELIEKGAPICGRCHSMVMEAVERKARELGVRILATGDMLSSGLISIYEKNGIVILNFPAFLALDKGEIIEIIGPYRLSFGCPLLWELFRRAPSTKRLAIQRILRETRARALSPEMAVELMRDVLLR; encoded by the coding sequence ATGCTCACCCCCACCCAAGACCCTGTCAAGCGCTACCGCCTCTGCTACAACCTTGAAGCCCTCGAGCGCGTGAGGGAAGCGATAGGCGAGAGCGCGTATTCCAGGCTGAGGGAGCTCGTCCTCTTCCGCCTCGAAGGAAGAGACTTCGAAAGGACTCCCACTGATGCCAAGGTCGCTGTGGCCTTCTCCGCTGGCTCCGACAGCACGGCAACGCTGAAAATCCTCCGCTGGGCAGGCTTTGACGTCGTTCCAGTAACCGCGAAACTGCCCCAGATGGGCGAAAAAACCCTCCAAAAGGTTCGTTCCGAGAACGCAGTACTCGTCGAGGTGCCGGGTTACGAGGAGACGATGCGGGAGCTGATTGAGAAAGGGGCACCAATCTGCGGCCGCTGTCACTCAATGGTCATGGAAGCGGTTGAGCGGAAGGCGAGGGAGCTTGGCGTGAGAATCCTTGCGACGGGCGACATGCTGAGTTCAGGTTTGATTTCGATTTACGAAAAGAACGGCATCGTTATCCTTAACTTTCCCGCCTTTCTCGCCCTCGACAAGGGAGAGATTATCGAGATAATCGGGCCTTACAGGCTGAGCTTCGGCTGTCCCCTTCTCTGGGAGCTGTTTAGGAGGGCGCCTTCGACCAAGCGTTTGGCCATCCAGAGGATTCTGAGGGAGACGCGGGCGAGGGCGTTGAGCCCCGAAATGGCCGTCGAGCTGATGAGGGACGTCCTCCTCCGTTAG
- a CDS encoding metal-sulfur cluster assembly factor, whose amino-acid sequence MVTKEEVEKVVKSVVDEKFIRSIEVDDKGNVTVTLAKDTPDIDNVLIKLHSELGKLEGVGLITINREREVKEAGDVKITEEMILEKLKEVIDPEIGIDVVNLGLIYEVKVNPDNTVYVKMTMTTPGCPLTMWILRAVEDKILEIPGVKDAEIELTFDPPWTPDRISPEYKKRLGLY is encoded by the coding sequence ATGGTCACGAAGGAAGAGGTTGAGAAGGTCGTGAAATCGGTCGTTGACGAGAAGTTCATCCGCTCAATCGAAGTTGACGATAAGGGCAACGTCACGGTTACTCTTGCAAAGGACACCCCCGATATAGACAACGTTCTCATAAAGCTCCACTCCGAGCTCGGAAAGCTCGAGGGGGTCGGCTTGATAACCATCAACCGCGAGAGGGAAGTGAAGGAAGCGGGCGACGTCAAGATAACCGAGGAGATGATACTTGAGAAGCTCAAGGAGGTCATAGACCCCGAGATTGGAATAGACGTCGTCAACCTCGGCCTCATCTACGAGGTGAAGGTTAACCCCGACAACACCGTTTACGTCAAAATGACGATGACGACCCCCGGCTGTCCGCTGACAATGTGGATTCTCAGGGCAGTTGAGGACAAAATCCTTGAGATTCCGGGCGTTAAGGATGCCGAGATTGAACTTACCTTCGACCCGCCGTGGACGCCGGACAGAATCAGCCCGGAGTACAAGAAGAGGCTGGGCCTTTACTGA
- the bpsA gene encoding N(4)-bis(aminopropyl)spermidine synthase — translation MREIVERVKARTSIPVYERTIENVLSAIQASSDVWRIVDLSEEPLPLVVAVLEALHELGHIAFDGPNVILTESGKQLVEKYGIGPRRDYTCSHCEGKTVELSAFSDLLEQFKEIVKDRPQPKHDFDQAYVTPETTVARVALMHSRGDLENKEVFVLGDDDLTSVALMLSGLPKRIAVLDIDERLMKFIEKTADELGYSDIEIFTFDLREPLPDYALHKFDTFITDPPETVDAIRAFVGRGIATLKGPGCAGYFGITRRESSLDKWREIQRLLLNEFNVVITDIIRNFNEYVNWGYEEETRAWKLLPVKVKPSYNWYKSYMFRIQTLEGSKGFEERITVGDELYNDEEASTT, via the coding sequence ATGAGGGAGATAGTTGAGAGGGTTAAGGCCAGAACGAGCATCCCCGTTTACGAGAGGACGATAGAGAACGTCCTTTCGGCGATTCAGGCCAGCAGTGACGTGTGGCGCATCGTGGACCTCAGCGAGGAACCGCTCCCGCTCGTCGTGGCGGTTCTTGAGGCGCTCCACGAGCTCGGCCACATAGCCTTTGACGGCCCGAACGTCATTCTCACCGAGAGCGGTAAACAGCTTGTCGAGAAGTACGGAATCGGGCCGAGGAGGGACTACACCTGCTCCCACTGCGAGGGCAAGACCGTCGAGCTTTCAGCGTTCAGCGACCTGCTCGAGCAGTTCAAGGAGATAGTCAAGGACAGGCCCCAGCCGAAGCACGACTTCGACCAGGCCTACGTCACCCCGGAGACGACCGTCGCGAGAGTCGCTCTGATGCACAGCAGGGGTGACCTTGAGAACAAGGAGGTCTTTGTTCTGGGCGACGACGACCTCACGAGCGTTGCTCTGATGCTCTCGGGCCTCCCCAAGAGGATAGCGGTCCTCGACATTGACGAGAGGCTCATGAAGTTCATCGAGAAGACTGCTGACGAGCTCGGCTATTCCGACATCGAAATATTCACCTTCGACCTTCGCGAGCCACTTCCCGACTACGCGCTCCACAAGTTCGACACCTTCATCACCGACCCGCCCGAAACCGTTGACGCAATAAGGGCCTTCGTCGGAAGGGGAATCGCGACCCTCAAGGGCCCCGGTTGCGCCGGCTACTTCGGCATAACGAGGCGCGAGAGCTCCCTCGACAAGTGGCGCGAGATTCAGCGCTTGCTCCTCAACGAGTTCAACGTCGTCATAACTGACATCATCAGGAACTTCAACGAGTACGTCAACTGGGGCTACGAGGAGGAAACGCGCGCCTGGAAGCTCCTCCCCGTCAAGGTCAAGCCGTCCTACAACTGGTACAAGAGCTACATGTTCAGGATTCAGACCCTTGAGGGCTCGAAGGGCTTCGAGGAGAGGATTACCGTCGGCGACGAGCTCTACAACGACGAAGAGGCTTCTACAACCTGA
- a CDS encoding ferredoxin — translation MAWKVTVDQDTCIGDAICASLCPDVFEMNDEGKAVPVVEVIEDENLYNCAKEAMEACPVSAISIEEA, via the coding sequence ATGGCGTGGAAGGTTACCGTCGACCAGGACACCTGCATTGGTGACGCCATCTGTGCCAGCCTCTGCCCGGACGTTTTCGAGATGAACGACGAGGGCAAGGCTGTTCCGGTTGTCGAGGTTATCGAGGACGAGAACCTCTACAACTGCGCCAAGGAGGCCATGGAGGCCTGCCCTGTTAGCGCTATCAGCATTGAGGAGGCCTGA
- a CDS encoding PDDEXK family nuclease, whose protein sequence is MENLEKCTQMNVAGFTSSVNGYWAFVDIDVGDYVSFLHGAKVYNLYRVKKKVAIENPDEVGPWEPIKLPSGRVYSFPFRLLLTPLRELSESMIRPEFSYVAENLLLRGGYRKTHFQADEVTLYNVSGMGIPVSEEFQHETSKWKAFMPKITFSRELIDPPRVFPMREVLLQSLLRKAIERNFLDGLLETFKIDGNPEDFEVLGEKALPSGHVDLLIKPKHPLGRAPRILVEVKLGSAGKEDLKQLKAYIKESGPETVGGVLIVKSFKKNIEEEPDIKFWSYGFGNITREATYTYEELLGKIRLEEV, encoded by the coding sequence ATGGAGAACCTTGAAAAATGCACTCAGATGAACGTTGCAGGGTTCACAAGTAGCGTAAACGGGTACTGGGCCTTTGTCGATATTGATGTTGGGGACTACGTCTCGTTCCTGCACGGAGCGAAGGTTTACAACCTCTATCGCGTGAAAAAGAAAGTCGCAATTGAGAACCCCGACGAAGTCGGCCCCTGGGAGCCGATAAAACTGCCCTCTGGGAGGGTGTATTCTTTCCCCTTCAGGCTCCTGCTGACGCCCCTCCGTGAGCTTTCCGAGTCAATGATAAGACCGGAGTTTTCTTACGTAGCTGAAAACCTTCTGTTGAGAGGAGGGTATAGAAAGACTCATTTCCAGGCCGATGAGGTAACACTCTACAACGTTTCGGGAATGGGAATCCCAGTGAGCGAAGAATTTCAACATGAAACCTCAAAATGGAAAGCGTTCATGCCAAAAATCACCTTTTCACGGGAACTCATAGACCCACCGAGGGTTTTCCCGATGAGGGAAGTCCTCCTCCAGTCCCTCCTTCGAAAGGCCATTGAGCGGAATTTTCTGGATGGGCTTTTGGAGACGTTTAAAATAGACGGGAACCCGGAGGATTTTGAGGTTCTCGGCGAAAAGGCTCTCCCCTCCGGGCATGTGGACCTCCTGATAAAGCCCAAACACCCCCTCGGCAGGGCTCCGAGGATTCTTGTGGAAGTAAAGCTCGGAAGCGCCGGAAAAGAAGACTTGAAACAGCTGAAGGCGTACATAAAGGAAAGCGGCCCCGAGACTGTGGGGGGAGTGCTGATTGTCAAATCCTTCAAGAAGAACATCGAGGAAGAGCCCGATATCAAATTCTGGAGTTACGGGTTTGGGAATATCACGAGAGAAGCAACTTACACCTACGAAGAACTGCTCGGGAAAATACGGCTGGAGGAGGTTTAA
- a CDS encoding prenyltransferase/squalene oxidase repeat-containing protein has translation MRKKVLAVVFILALMASSVPASAKIQPYVYTPTVPETAFAVLALYETADYARVLEGCEWLMALRTPFDSWGYKYGEEHEAKYTAMAMMALMRGERIARGRYNSTINSAAYWLIYKQNPDGSWEDYLGTSLAVLALKEFLKGNYINDKLIGFKKQVQEAISRGEGYLLSAKPENDVERIFGYLALGDTEDLEKMKVEGRLKAYRAFALAYLGKRVELDDDFNDTLSIAMALYATGNEKYRKELIEREHFGFWGTLHYRVLDLLSVSKVNGFSEMRTIACPYLQKITPGSNWEEVVLADYYLTCNRTPSLPSNLSGLLPWQVAELARVKSLLGEDYSEEVSYLLSTERDGVWRDFYNTEYVVWVFKGLNVSYNYSSSLRYLSENLTWMLETTEAKTGNPVYYNVPTYYFAYAVIVFKEFGMERELNETLKILKDRQYPNGAFPYTQGSIAGITSTAKVLWALQEADLTETEIYERGTAFLRSLLYADIPEPETNGTAVVLANATFLLIKNSTYLGNTTGRVCTNGLDGYVVIYPSKSPLTVMAREVNGFKAVARENGRSINYVYIALAGALLLVAIAVWKKR, from the coding sequence ATGAGGAAGAAGGTTCTGGCAGTGGTTTTCATCCTCGCGCTCATGGCGTCATCCGTTCCCGCGAGCGCTAAAATCCAGCCCTACGTTTACACCCCAACGGTTCCCGAGACCGCCTTTGCCGTTCTGGCCCTCTATGAAACCGCCGATTATGCGCGCGTTCTTGAGGGATGCGAGTGGCTCATGGCGCTGAGAACTCCCTTTGACTCCTGGGGATACAAGTACGGGGAAGAGCACGAGGCCAAGTACACGGCCATGGCCATGATGGCGCTGATGAGGGGAGAGAGGATAGCGAGGGGCAGGTACAACTCAACGATAAACAGCGCCGCCTACTGGCTTATCTACAAGCAGAACCCCGACGGCTCATGGGAGGACTACCTAGGAACGTCACTGGCGGTTCTGGCCCTCAAGGAGTTCCTGAAGGGAAACTACATCAACGACAAACTCATCGGTTTCAAGAAGCAGGTACAGGAAGCGATAAGCAGGGGCGAGGGCTACCTCCTCTCGGCAAAGCCAGAGAACGACGTTGAAAGGATTTTTGGTTACCTCGCCCTAGGGGACACGGAGGACCTCGAAAAGATGAAGGTCGAGGGAAGGCTGAAAGCCTATCGGGCCTTTGCTCTGGCCTACTTGGGTAAAAGGGTGGAACTGGATGACGACTTCAACGACACGCTCTCAATTGCAATGGCCCTCTACGCAACTGGAAACGAGAAATACCGGAAGGAGCTCATCGAAAGGGAGCACTTTGGCTTCTGGGGAACCCTGCACTACCGCGTTCTCGACCTCCTGAGCGTTTCAAAGGTCAACGGTTTTTCGGAGATGAGAACAATCGCGTGCCCCTACCTTCAGAAAATCACGCCCGGAAGCAACTGGGAGGAGGTTGTACTCGCGGACTACTACTTAACCTGCAACAGAACTCCTTCACTGCCCTCAAACCTCTCCGGTCTGCTTCCCTGGCAGGTGGCCGAGCTCGCGAGGGTCAAATCCCTTCTCGGCGAGGATTACAGTGAAGAGGTCAGCTACCTCCTCTCAACCGAGAGAGACGGGGTGTGGAGGGACTTCTACAACACCGAGTACGTCGTCTGGGTTTTCAAAGGGTTAAACGTGAGCTACAACTACAGCTCCTCGCTCCGCTACCTCAGCGAGAACCTTACATGGATGCTCGAAACCACCGAGGCGAAGACCGGGAACCCGGTTTACTACAACGTGCCCACCTACTACTTCGCCTACGCGGTGATTGTCTTCAAAGAGTTCGGAATGGAAAGAGAGCTGAACGAGACCCTCAAAATCCTGAAGGATAGACAGTATCCCAACGGGGCCTTTCCATACACCCAGGGCTCGATAGCAGGTATAACCTCCACGGCCAAGGTTCTCTGGGCCCTCCAGGAGGCAGACCTAACCGAAACTGAGATATACGAGAGGGGCACCGCGTTCCTAAGGTCGCTTCTCTACGCCGATATTCCAGAGCCCGAAACCAACGGAACGGCGGTCGTTCTTGCGAACGCAACGTTCCTGCTCATTAAGAACTCGACCTACCTCGGCAACACCACGGGAAGGGTATGCACAAACGGTCTGGACGGCTACGTCGTGATTTATCCCTCAAAAAGCCCTCTCACAGTAATGGCCAGGGAGGTAAACGGCTTCAAAGCAGTTGCCAGGGAAAACGGGAGAAGCATTAACTACGTTTACATTGCCCTCGCAGGTGCACTCCTCCTGGTCGCGATAGCGGTCTGGAAGAAGCGCTGA
- a CDS encoding nicotinate phosphoribosyltransferase codes for MRNFYIAHEEDIKAGKTTDVYFIRTKKILTEKGIHRKVFADVTTTSLPKGWKWGVLAGIEEVAKLLEGLPVNVYAMREGTIFHPYEPVLQIEGYYEEFGVYETALLGMLSQASGIATAALRIKIAANFKPVYSFGIRHMHPAIAPMIDRAAFIGGCDGVSGVLGAEMIGEKPVGTMPHALILTVGDQVKAWKYFDEVVEPEVPRTALVDTLCDEKFEALMAAEALGERLTAVRLDTPGSRRGNFRKIIEEVRWELNLRGYDWVKIFVSGGLNEESIKEIVDVADAFGVGSAIASAKPVDFSLDIVEVEGKPITKRGKLSGRKQVYRCENGHYHRVPADKKLERCPVCGAKVEPLLQPLIENGEIVAELPKAREIREYVLEQAEKFKLSLE; via the coding sequence ATGAGGAACTTCTACATCGCCCACGAGGAGGATATAAAGGCTGGAAAGACGACGGACGTTTACTTCATTCGAACGAAGAAGATACTGACCGAGAAGGGAATCCACAGGAAGGTTTTCGCCGACGTCACCACGACTTCCCTCCCCAAGGGATGGAAGTGGGGCGTTCTCGCGGGAATTGAGGAGGTCGCGAAGCTCCTCGAAGGTCTGCCGGTGAACGTCTACGCGATGAGAGAGGGCACTATATTCCACCCCTACGAGCCGGTTCTCCAAATTGAAGGCTACTACGAGGAGTTCGGAGTCTATGAAACGGCCCTACTCGGAATGCTCAGCCAGGCGAGCGGGATAGCGACGGCCGCCCTGAGAATCAAGATAGCGGCCAACTTCAAGCCGGTTTACTCATTCGGAATAAGGCACATGCACCCGGCCATAGCGCCGATGATTGACAGAGCGGCCTTCATAGGCGGCTGCGACGGCGTTAGCGGCGTCCTAGGAGCGGAGATGATAGGGGAGAAGCCCGTTGGAACTATGCCCCACGCGTTAATACTCACAGTCGGTGACCAGGTGAAGGCCTGGAAGTACTTCGACGAGGTCGTCGAGCCCGAAGTACCGAGGACAGCCCTCGTTGACACGCTCTGCGACGAGAAGTTCGAGGCGCTGATGGCGGCCGAGGCTCTGGGCGAGAGATTAACTGCGGTTAGGCTTGACACTCCGGGCTCGAGGAGGGGCAACTTCAGAAAGATAATCGAGGAGGTCCGCTGGGAGCTCAACTTAAGGGGCTACGACTGGGTGAAGATTTTCGTGAGCGGTGGGCTGAACGAGGAGAGCATAAAGGAAATTGTTGACGTGGCAGACGCCTTCGGCGTCGGTTCTGCCATAGCGAGCGCAAAGCCGGTAGACTTCTCGCTCGACATCGTTGAGGTTGAAGGGAAGCCGATAACGAAGCGCGGGAAGCTGAGCGGGAGGAAACAGGTCTATCGCTGTGAGAACGGCCACTACCACCGCGTTCCGGCCGATAAAAAGCTCGAACGCTGTCCAGTCTGCGGCGCCAAGGTTGAGCCGCTTCTCCAGCCCCTCATCGAGAACGGTGAGATAGTGGCCGAGCTCCCGAAGGCAAGGGAGATAAGGGAGTACGTCCTCGAGCAGGCCGAGAAGTTCAAACTGAGCCTTGAATGA
- a CDS encoding aldehyde ferredoxin oxidoreductase family protein, with protein MYAYWGKILRVNLTDGTIKEEHFDEKFAKKWLGTRGFGIYYLLKEMDPTVDPFSPDNKMIFATGPLTGTTAPTGGRYMVITKSPLTGYIAMANSGGFFGAELKFAGWDAIIVEGASDHPVYIYINDESVEIRDASHLWGKTSSETEAALKEEIGDKRIRAALIGPAGENLVRFAAVMNDEHRAAGRGGVGAVMGSKKLKAIVVRGHKRVEVADRAKFTSVVKEKTDKLRNDPTAGGGLPKYGTAVLVNIINQNGLYPTRNFQYSQFEYAEEQSGEAMAAKYLVRNKPCYACPIGCGRVNRLPTLGITEGPEYESIWALGAHNGINDLASIIEANHLADEYGMDTISLGGTLATAMELYEKGLLKQEDLGEDAPPFRWGNTEVLHYYIEKIAKREGFGDKLAEGGYRLAEMYNGVEYFMGVKKQELPAYDPRGAEGHGLGYATNNRGGCHIKQYMISPEILGYPYKMDPHDISDEKVKMVILFQDLTALIDAAGLCVFTTFGLGADDYRDMLNAALGWDLSTEEYLKIGERIWNAERLFNLKAGLDPLKEDTLPKRLLEEPVKNGPNKGHVVRLHLMLPKYYKFRGWTEDGKIPEEKLKELGLDEL; from the coding sequence ATGTACGCCTACTGGGGTAAGATTCTGAGGGTGAACCTGACCGATGGAACCATAAAGGAAGAGCACTTCGATGAGAAGTTCGCCAAGAAGTGGCTCGGCACGAGGGGATTCGGCATATACTACCTCCTCAAGGAGATGGACCCGACCGTTGACCCGTTCAGTCCAGATAACAAGATGATTTTTGCCACCGGTCCGTTGACCGGAACCACCGCTCCAACGGGCGGAAGGTACATGGTGATAACCAAGAGCCCGCTGACGGGATACATTGCAATGGCCAACTCCGGCGGCTTCTTCGGAGCGGAGCTCAAGTTCGCGGGCTGGGACGCGATAATAGTTGAAGGCGCTTCCGACCACCCGGTTTACATCTACATCAACGACGAGAGCGTAGAGATTCGCGACGCTAGCCACCTCTGGGGCAAGACCTCAAGCGAGACAGAGGCGGCCCTCAAGGAGGAGATAGGCGACAAGCGCATACGTGCGGCCCTCATAGGACCTGCCGGCGAAAACCTCGTCCGCTTTGCCGCTGTGATGAACGACGAGCACCGTGCCGCCGGTAGGGGTGGCGTTGGAGCGGTCATGGGAAGCAAGAAGCTTAAAGCGATAGTCGTCCGCGGTCACAAGCGCGTTGAAGTTGCCGACAGGGCGAAGTTCACGAGCGTCGTCAAGGAGAAGACCGACAAGCTCAGGAACGACCCAACTGCCGGCGGTGGACTGCCCAAGTACGGAACAGCAGTTCTCGTCAACATAATCAACCAGAACGGCCTTTACCCGACGAGGAACTTCCAGTACAGCCAGTTCGAGTACGCGGAGGAGCAGAGCGGTGAAGCTATGGCCGCCAAGTACCTCGTCAGAAACAAGCCCTGTTACGCCTGTCCAATCGGCTGTGGAAGGGTTAACAGGCTTCCAACGCTCGGCATCACCGAGGGACCGGAGTACGAGAGCATCTGGGCTTTGGGAGCTCACAACGGCATAAACGACCTCGCGAGCATCATCGAGGCCAACCACCTTGCCGATGAGTACGGTATGGACACCATAAGCCTCGGTGGAACTTTGGCAACTGCCATGGAGCTCTACGAGAAGGGCCTGCTCAAGCAGGAGGACCTCGGCGAGGACGCTCCGCCCTTCAGGTGGGGCAACACGGAGGTGCTCCACTACTACATCGAGAAGATTGCCAAGAGAGAGGGCTTCGGTGACAAGCTGGCCGAGGGTGGCTACAGGCTCGCCGAGATGTACAACGGCGTCGAGTACTTCATGGGTGTCAAGAAGCAGGAGCTTCCGGCTTACGACCCGCGTGGAGCCGAGGGCCACGGTCTCGGTTACGCCACCAACAACCGCGGTGGCTGTCACATCAAGCAGTACATGATTAGCCCCGAGATTCTCGGCTACCCGTACAAGATGGACCCGCACGACATAAGCGACGAGAAGGTCAAGATGGTCATACTCTTCCAGGACCTTACAGCGCTCATCGACGCCGCCGGTCTGTGTGTCTTCACCACCTTCGGTCTCGGTGCCGACGACTACCGCGACATGCTCAACGCGGCCCTCGGCTGGGACCTCTCGACCGAGGAGTACCTCAAGATAGGCGAGCGCATCTGGAACGCCGAGAGGCTGTTCAACCTGAAAGCGGGCCTTGACCCGCTCAAGGAGGACACCCTGCCGAAGAGGCTCCTCGAGGAGCCCGTCAAGAACGGACCGAACAAGGGCCACGTCGTCAGGCTCCACCTGATGCTTCCGAAGTACTACAAGTTCCGCGGCTGGACCGAGGACGGCAAGATACCTGAGGAGAAGCTCAAGGAGCTCGGCCTGGACGAGTTGTAA
- a CDS encoding S8 family serine peptidase — protein sequence MKKWGMVVVALLLVGLMAGSVFAAPSKPVPVRNTYQEKNYGLLTPGLFKKVQNMDWNKEVNVVIMFDNSYDQRKAVQVLKLMGTKIKYKYNVIPAVAVKLKVHDLLLIAGMIDTGFFGNSQMSGIKFIQEDYKVQVAVDTEGLDESAAQVMATNMWNLGYDGSGITIAIIDTGIDASHPDLQGKVIGWKDFVNGKTTPYDDQGHGTHVASIAAGTGAASNGKYKGMAPGAKLVGIKVLGADGSGSISDIIAGVDWAVENKDKYGIKVINLSLGSSQSSDGTDSLSQAVNNAWDAGIVVCVAAGNSGPDKYTVGSPAAASKVITVGAVDKNDVITDFSSRGPTADGRLKPEVVAPGNWIIAARASGTQLTDVTIGDYYVAAPGTSMATPHVAGISALILQAHPSWTPDQVKKALIETADIVKPDEIADIAYGAGRVNAYKAAHYDSYAKLTFTGYVADKGSATHQFTISGASFVTATLYWDNSKSDLDLYLYDPNGNQVDYSYTAYYGFEKVGYYNPSAGTWTLKVVSYSGSANYQVDVVSDGSLGQPSSGDNGGTEPAPQPEPQPTVDEKTFTGSVSYHDYNVHQMTVNSGATKITGDLSGSSYDDLDLYLYDPNKNLVDRSENYGSSEHVEYSNPAPGTWYFLVYAYNTYYWTASYQLDVKVYYG from the coding sequence ATGAAGAAGTGGGGTATGGTAGTGGTTGCACTGCTACTTGTTGGTTTAATGGCGGGTAGCGTCTTTGCCGCGCCTTCCAAGCCGGTACCAGTTAGGAACACCTATCAGGAGAAGAACTACGGTCTCCTCACACCTGGCCTCTTTAAGAAGGTTCAGAACATGGACTGGAACAAGGAGGTCAACGTAGTCATAATGTTCGACAACAGCTACGACCAGAGGAAGGCGGTTCAGGTTCTCAAGCTTATGGGCACTAAAATAAAGTACAAGTACAACGTCATACCCGCAGTAGCGGTCAAGCTCAAGGTTCATGACCTTCTTCTCATCGCGGGCATGATTGATACGGGCTTCTTCGGCAACAGCCAGATGTCTGGAATCAAGTTCATCCAGGAGGACTACAAGGTTCAGGTAGCCGTTGATACAGAGGGTCTTGACGAATCCGCCGCCCAGGTTATGGCCACCAACATGTGGAACCTCGGCTACGATGGCTCAGGAATAACCATAGCCATCATAGACACCGGTATCGACGCCTCCCACCCCGACCTTCAGGGCAAGGTCATCGGCTGGAAGGACTTCGTCAACGGAAAAACTACCCCCTATGACGACCAGGGCCACGGAACCCACGTCGCCAGCATAGCGGCCGGAACCGGTGCCGCAAGCAACGGAAAGTACAAGGGAATGGCCCCTGGAGCGAAGCTCGTCGGCATTAAGGTTCTCGGTGCCGACGGCTCGGGAAGCATATCCGACATAATAGCAGGTGTTGACTGGGCCGTCGAGAACAAGGACAAGTACGGAATCAAGGTCATCAACCTCTCACTCGGCTCAAGCCAGAGTTCCGACGGTACCGACTCCCTCAGCCAGGCCGTCAACAACGCCTGGGATGCGGGAATAGTCGTCTGTGTTGCCGCCGGAAACAGCGGGCCTGACAAGTACACCGTTGGTTCCCCTGCCGCGGCCAGCAAGGTTATCACAGTCGGCGCCGTTGACAAGAACGACGTTATAACCGACTTCTCCAGCAGGGGTCCCACCGCCGATGGAAGGCTCAAGCCCGAGGTCGTCGCTCCGGGCAACTGGATTATCGCCGCGCGTGCCAGCGGAACCCAGCTCACCGACGTCACCATAGGCGACTACTACGTTGCCGCTCCGGGAACTTCGATGGCCACCCCGCACGTCGCTGGAATCTCCGCCCTCATCCTCCAGGCCCACCCGAGCTGGACTCCTGACCAAGTCAAGAAGGCCCTCATTGAGACCGCAGACATAGTCAAGCCCGACGAGATTGCCGACATCGCATACGGTGCCGGTAGGGTCAACGCCTACAAGGCTGCCCACTACGACAGCTACGCCAAGCTCACCTTCACCGGCTACGTTGCAGACAAGGGAAGCGCAACCCACCAGTTCACCATAAGCGGAGCCTCCTTCGTCACCGCGACCCTCTACTGGGACAACTCCAAGAGCGACCTCGACCTCTATCTCTACGACCCGAACGGCAACCAGGTGGACTACTCCTACACCGCCTACTACGGCTTCGAAAAGGTCGGCTACTACAACCCGAGCGCTGGAACCTGGACGCTCAAGGTCGTCAGCTACTCCGGAAGCGCCAACTACCAGGTTGACGTCGTCAGCGACGGTAGCCTTGGCCAGCCGAGCAGCGGTGACAACGGAGGAACCGAGCCCGCGCCACAGCCCGAGCCGCAGCCAACCGTCGATGAGAAGACCTTCACCGGAAGCGTCAGCTACCACGACTACAACGTCCACCAGATGACCGTTAACAGCGGTGCCACCAAGATAACCGGCGACCTCAGCGGAAGCAGCTACGACGACCTCGACCTCTATCTCTACGACCCGAACAAGAACCTCGTTGACCGCTCCGAGAACTACGGCTCAAGCGAGCACGTTGAGTACAGCAACCCCGCTCCGGGAACCTGGTACTTCCTCGTCTATGCCTACAACACCTACTACTGGACCGCCAGCTACCAGCTCGACGTTAAGGTCTACTACGGTTGA